The Clostridia bacterium DNA segment CCGCGTACCCCGCATGGCCTTCGTCAACAAGATGGACATCGAAGGCGCCAACTTCCTCAGAGTCATCGACATGATGAAGAAGCGATTGGGCGCGCCCGCCGTGGCGGTGCAGTTGCCCATCGGCGAGGCGAGCGAGTTCCGCGGCGTCGTCGACTTGGTGGAAATGAAAGCCATTCTCTTCGGCGAAGAGGGCGACAATGCCGATTGGCAGTACAGCCCCATTCCCGAGGATATGGAATTGTTGGCCGAGGAATACCGCGACAAGCTGTTGGAAGCCGCGGCCGACCAAGACGACGAGGTGATGGAGAAATATCTCTCCGAAGAAGAAGTGCCGTCCGACTTGCTCAAACGCGCCATTCGCGCGGGCACGGTCCAAAACCGTTTGGTCCCTGTGCTGTGCGGCACCGCCTACCGCAACCGCGGCATCATCAAGCTGCTGGACGCGATAGTGGACTATATGCCCAGCCCCGTGGATATCGGCAAGACCGAGGGTTTCAATCCCAAAGACAGCGAAGAAGTCGTGTGGAGAGAGCCCAAAGACGACGCGCCCTTCTCGGCGTTGGTCTTCAAGATAATGACCGAACAGTACGGCCAAATCGCCTTCACCCGCGTCTACAGCGGCACGGTGAAGATAGGCGACGTGGTGTTCAGTCCCAACCGCGGCGTGAAAACGCGCGTGATGCGCATCATGCGTATGCACGCCAACGATCGCACGGATATTGAGGAACTGCGCACGGGCGATATAGGCGTGCTCGTCGGGTTAAGAGACGTGATTACGGGCGATACTATCTGTGACCCCAAGCACCCCGTGGTGTTCGGTCAAATCAGTTTCCCCGAGCCGGTCATTCGTCAGGCCATCGAGCCGAGGACCAAGGCCAGCAAAGACAAAATGTTGGCCGCGTTCGAACGCTTGGCGGTGGAGGATCCCACTTTCCGCACCTACGTGGACAAGGAAACGGGGCAGACCATCATCGCCGGCATGGGCGAATTGCACCTCGAGATCATCATGGACAGGCTTCGCCGCGAGTTCAAGGTCGAGGCCGCCATCGGTCAACCGCAGGTATCCTACCGCGAGCGGCTCGCCGCCCCCGTGACCATATCCCACCGCTACGTCAAGCAGACGGGCGGACACGGTATGTTCGCGGACGTCAAGGTGGCCTTCACGCCCACCGAAGCGGGTTCGGGCGTGACGATGCAGAGCCACGTGACGGGCGGGGCCATCACCCGCGAGTACGTAGAGGCCGCCAAGCAGGGCATTCAAAAGGCGCGCTTGTCGGGCTATTACGGCTACGAGGTCATAGACTTCGACGCGGACGTGGTGGACGGCGCGATGCACGAGGTAGACTCCAACGCGTTGGCCTTCGAGATCGCCGGAGCGGAAGCCTTCCGCGAGGCCGTCGACAAGGTCGGTTGCGTGGTGCTGGAGCCCATTATGTCGGTGGATATCTACGTACCCGAGCAATGTAT contains these protein-coding regions:
- the fusA gene encoding elongation factor G, whose product is MRETALTDIRNIGIMAHIDAGKTTTTERILFYTGKIRKTGEVHDGAAVMDWMVQEQERGITITSAATTTHWHTREAELDAAGKPHYREVTINIIDTPGHVDFTIEVERSLRVLDGAVAVFCAKGGVEPQSETVWRQAEHYRVPRMAFVNKMDIEGANFLRVIDMMKKRLGAPAVAVQLPIGEASEFRGVVDLVEMKAILFGEEGDNADWQYSPIPEDMELLAEEYRDKLLEAAADQDDEVMEKYLSEEEVPSDLLKRAIRAGTVQNRLVPVLCGTAYRNRGIIKLLDAIVDYMPSPVDIGKTEGFNPKDSEEVVWREPKDDAPFSALVFKIMTEQYGQIAFTRVYSGTVKIGDVVFSPNRGVKTRVMRIMRMHANDRTDIEELRTGDIGVLVGLRDVITGDTICDPKHPVVFGQISFPEPVIRQAIEPRTKASKDKMLAAFERLAVEDPTFRTYVDKETGQTIIAGMGELHLEIIMDRLRREFKVEAAIGQPQVSYRERLAAPVTISHRYVKQTGGHGMFADVKVAFTPTEAGSGVTMQSHVTGGAITREYVEAAKQGIQKARLSGYYGYEVIDFDADVVDGAMHEVDSNALAFEIAGAEAFREAVDKVGCVVLEPIMSVDIYVPEQCIGDANATISLRHGRIHGQDVTDGNYVIHATAPLRELFGYAQALRTATSGRGSFSMTFKCFDLLPEEVKKKLFFY